In Carnobacterium sp. CP1, the following are encoded in one genomic region:
- a CDS encoding GNAT family N-acetyltransferase, translated as MITFSQIDHPGRLVKECDLYQHFHNRQARFMYDYNFIRFKKMPTVQEFKAIEDQFKQFHAERKQEFIKFYWPENEPFPTDLEHYLQQENYEQGVLELFLLEPQDFKAGKLNSAVTVEFVDDGTFGDYLQLQYQQDIEISTAFASQKSQLHRTRFESKTTKQVIAYLKGEPVGAVDLIEGAATIEIDNFFVKTHYQKQGVGTKIQQFVMQQAEGKTVVLVADAEDTPREMYLKQNYQYNGFQLESLKDFTQTKK; from the coding sequence ATGATAACGTTTAGCCAGATTGACCATCCCGGCCGATTAGTAAAAGAGTGTGACTTATACCAGCATTTCCATAATCGACAAGCTCGGTTTATGTACGATTATAATTTTATTCGTTTTAAAAAAATGCCGACAGTACAAGAGTTTAAAGCGATTGAAGATCAGTTTAAACAGTTTCATGCAGAACGAAAGCAAGAATTTATTAAGTTCTATTGGCCTGAAAACGAGCCTTTCCCAACAGATCTTGAACATTATTTACAGCAAGAGAATTATGAACAAGGCGTCCTTGAATTGTTTTTATTAGAACCGCAAGACTTTAAAGCTGGAAAGTTGAATTCAGCGGTAACGGTTGAATTTGTTGATGACGGTACTTTTGGCGATTACTTGCAGCTTCAATACCAGCAAGATATTGAAATCAGCACCGCTTTTGCTTCTCAAAAAAGCCAATTGCATCGGACGCGTTTTGAATCTAAAACGACGAAACAAGTTATCGCTTATTTGAAAGGCGAACCTGTAGGAGCCGTTGATTTGATAGAGGGTGCAGCAACCATTGAAATAGACAATTTTTTCGTTAAAACACACTATCAAAAACAAGGCGTAGGAACAAAAATACAACAATTTGTGATGCAGCAGGCAGAGGGAAAAACGGTTGTTTTAGTAGCTGATGCGGAAGACACACCAAGAGAAATGTACCTTAAACAAAACTACCAATACAATGGGTTTCAATTAGAGTCTTTAAAAGATTTTACGCAAACTAAAAAATAA
- a CDS encoding immunoglobulin-like domain-containing protein, producing MSHGPKRIKIGMSLLFLALFLMSCSKPLEKTPLDDKQINQRAGVSMSAEQEAYPVGTDQITVLLKNKSVEDYYYGKAFSLEKEVDDQWFVVPFEEDVAFIEIAILLESGEETTESIDLSLFKGKLAAGKYRVLKEIAGETLTAEFLIEDN from the coding sequence ATGAGCCATGGGCCAAAACGAATAAAAATTGGGATGAGCTTGCTTTTCTTAGCGTTATTCTTAATGAGTTGTTCCAAACCGTTAGAGAAAACCCCATTGGACGATAAACAAATTAATCAACGGGCAGGTGTGAGCATGTCTGCCGAGCAGGAGGCTTATCCTGTTGGAACGGATCAGATAACCGTTTTACTAAAAAATAAGTCTGTGGAAGACTATTATTACGGAAAAGCTTTTTCGCTTGAAAAAGAAGTGGACGATCAATGGTTCGTGGTGCCATTTGAAGAAGACGTTGCTTTTATCGAAATTGCCATTCTTTTAGAATCAGGAGAAGAAACAACGGAATCGATTGATTTGTCTTTATTTAAAGGGAAACTTGCAGCTGGAAAGTACCGAGTGCTTAAAGAAATTGCTGGAGAAACCTTAACAGCAGAATTTTTGATTGAAGACAATTAA
- a CDS encoding LacI family DNA-binding transcriptional regulator, which produces MAITIKDVAKKAGVATSTVSRTIQDHPSISEKTKKKVRLIMKELGYQPNLAARGLVNKNTRTIGVVLPVSDGAAFQNPFFLEMIRGISKTCNEKKYMVAIASGTTEEELLESIRMMAKGGRADGFIVLYSKKEDQVIDYLHQENLHYAIIGKPYQYENEILYVDNDNQLAGKDAANYLIGLNHQKIAYICSDIDEMVTAERLSGYQQALSAANIVNDPTYIVAEAFKDTEHKQQLASLFLADEHPTAVVASDDIVAMSLTHLLKDIGLSVPNDISIISFNNSIFAEMIQPALTSIDVHIDYLSSQVVEKLVEFIEGRQTIAMKVILPHKIIERDSCKSRID; this is translated from the coding sequence ATGGCGATCACGATTAAAGATGTTGCAAAAAAAGCAGGTGTGGCGACTTCAACTGTTTCTCGAACGATTCAAGATCATCCCAGTATTAGCGAAAAAACGAAAAAAAAAGTTCGCTTAATAATGAAAGAACTTGGGTATCAACCTAATTTGGCAGCACGAGGCTTGGTAAATAAAAATACTCGAACGATTGGAGTTGTTTTGCCTGTATCTGACGGAGCGGCCTTTCAAAATCCTTTCTTCTTAGAAATGATCCGCGGCATCAGCAAGACCTGTAATGAGAAGAAATACATGGTGGCGATCGCTTCAGGAACAACGGAAGAAGAATTACTGGAAAGTATCCGAATGATGGCAAAAGGCGGTCGGGCAGACGGTTTTATCGTCTTGTATTCTAAAAAAGAAGACCAAGTGATCGATTATCTGCACCAAGAGAATTTGCATTACGCCATTATTGGAAAACCGTATCAGTATGAAAATGAAATCTTATATGTTGATAACGATAACCAACTAGCAGGAAAAGATGCAGCAAATTATTTGATTGGATTAAATCATCAAAAAATTGCTTATATTTGCAGCGATATAGATGAAATGGTTACAGCTGAACGGCTATCTGGTTACCAACAGGCCCTTTCGGCAGCGAATATAGTCAATGACCCAACTTATATTGTGGCAGAAGCTTTTAAAGACACAGAGCATAAGCAGCAGCTGGCTTCGTTATTTCTGGCTGACGAACACCCAACAGCAGTAGTGGCGAGCGATGATATAGTAGCCATGAGTCTGACACATTTATTGAAAGATATCGGATTATCAGTTCCAAATGATATTTCAATCATCAGTTTCAATAATTCTATTTTTGCCGAAATGATCCAACCAGCCTTAACTTCTATCGATGTCCATATCGACTACTTGAGCAGTCAAGTAGTGGAGAAATTGGTTGAATTCATTGAAGGCAGACAAACAATAGCGATGAAAGTTATCTTGCCGCATAAAATCATTGAACGAGATTCGTGCAAAAGCAGAATAGACTAA
- a CDS encoding aldose epimerase family protein: MEFTKRRFGWIGDQEITEYQLTTTKGAIFRCLNYGAVVTGIEVPDRNGNYENVVLGFDTLEEYIQDSPYFGALVGRVAGRIKNGTWGPHQLTQNEGPHHIHGGQSNFSQIVWDAEVNETADFIDINFTHTSPAGDNGYPGNLTVKVTYRWTENAVWDMVIQAETDTKTLFNPTNHTYFNLSGTVKRTILDHKLQISSDVYAEVGTDKCPTGRLYPVDGTPYDFRKPIFMREAFKKQPAGYDTPFKLTTGDIRLSEPESGRKVAIRTTREAVVVFSTTGMDEDYLVMGKKMCSHLGIALETQELPDAVHHPHFQSIVLKPGERYFSQTTYHFSA, translated from the coding sequence TTGGAGTTCACTAAACGACGATTCGGTTGGATAGGCGATCAAGAAATAACAGAATACCAGCTGACAACTACTAAAGGGGCCATTTTTCGGTGTTTAAATTACGGAGCGGTCGTGACCGGTATTGAAGTGCCCGATCGAAATGGAAACTATGAAAACGTCGTGTTAGGTTTTGACACACTCGAAGAGTACATTCAGGACTCACCTTATTTTGGTGCGCTAGTCGGGCGTGTAGCTGGACGGATCAAAAATGGCACATGGGGACCGCATCAATTGACTCAAAATGAAGGACCGCATCATATTCATGGAGGACAATCCAATTTCAGTCAAATTGTATGGGATGCTGAAGTGAATGAAACTGCTGACTTTATCGATATTAATTTTACTCATACGAGTCCAGCAGGAGACAACGGGTATCCCGGAAATTTAACGGTAAAAGTAACTTATCGATGGACTGAAAATGCCGTTTGGGATATGGTCATTCAAGCAGAAACGGATACAAAGACATTGTTTAACCCAACGAATCATACGTATTTCAACTTGAGCGGGACAGTAAAACGAACTATTTTAGACCATAAACTACAAATTTCCAGTGATGTTTATGCTGAAGTTGGTACTGACAAATGTCCAACGGGAAGGTTGTACCCAGTTGATGGAACACCTTATGATTTCCGGAAGCCTATTTTTATGCGCGAAGCATTTAAAAAACAGCCTGCTGGTTATGATACACCCTTTAAGTTGACGACAGGAGACATACGGCTTAGCGAACCGGAAAGCGGCCGGAAAGTAGCGATTCGTACGACTCGAGAAGCAGTCGTTGTTTTCTCAACAACAGGAATGGATGAAGACTATCTGGTGATGGGCAAAAAAATGTGCAGTCATCTGGGAATTGCTTTAGAAACCCAAGAGCTGCCGGATGCTGTTCATCATCCTCATTTTCAATCGATCGTTCTGAAACCCGGGGAACGGTACTTTTCACAAACAACCTATCATTTTTCTGCTTGA
- the pgmB gene encoding beta-phosphoglucomutase: MKAVLFDLDGILTDTADYHYQAWKKLGAELGIELDEAFNEQLKGISRTESLALILAKGGLEAQFTVAEKEALATKKNEVYKKMIEQMSAKDILPGIKTLLYELKEKGVLLGLASASQNGPVILEKLGLEELFDTIVDPAKLSAGKPHPEIFETGAEQLNVSVQECIGIEDAAAGVQSINSAGMAAIAVGDETTLGAAAKVVASTNELTVDLLTAVWAESVGVH; this comes from the coding sequence ATGAAAGCTGTATTATTTGATTTAGACGGTATCTTGACAGACACAGCCGATTACCATTATCAAGCATGGAAGAAGCTAGGTGCAGAATTAGGAATTGAATTAGATGAAGCCTTTAATGAACAACTGAAAGGCATCAGCCGTACAGAGTCTTTAGCTTTGATCTTAGCTAAAGGCGGTTTGGAAGCACAGTTTACGGTTGCAGAAAAAGAGGCATTGGCAACGAAGAAAAATGAGGTCTACAAAAAAATGATCGAGCAAATGTCTGCTAAAGATATCTTGCCCGGAATCAAAACTCTATTATATGAACTAAAAGAAAAAGGCGTTTTGTTGGGATTGGCTTCAGCGAGCCAAAACGGTCCCGTTATTTTAGAAAAGTTAGGACTAGAAGAATTATTTGATACGATCGTGGATCCGGCTAAATTATCCGCTGGAAAACCTCACCCGGAAATATTTGAAACAGGGGCTGAGCAATTGAATGTGTCGGTTCAAGAATGCATCGGAATCGAAGATGCAGCGGCAGGAGTTCAATCCATCAATAGTGCCGGTATGGCAGCAATAGCTGTTGGAGATGAAACAACGTTGGGGGCGGCTGCTAAAGTCGTTGCCTCGACGAATGAGTTGACTGTGGATTTGTTGACCGCTGTCTGGGCTGAGTCTGTTGGAGTTCACTAA
- a CDS encoding glycoside hydrolase family 65 protein translates to MENKRLFELDEWKIKTQTLDKEQRRLQESLTSIGNGYMGMRGNFEERYSGDHHQGSYLAGVWYPDKTRVGWWKNGYPDYFGKVINSMNFIQLDLFIDGEPVDLYSDTIHEFEMELDMQTGILSRRYIVEKNGKQVQVEVERFVSLAQKELCAIRMNVTSLNEAVDVRFVPGLDGNVTNEDSNYEEKFWLPVTAMKNTLIVETKPNDFGIEQFTVAATMLNRTFGVEKICDTVSDMCVNEEFVGKLAAGEQASIEKLIILTTSRDSSKEEVGTRSQAMSAGLDSISFAELRKQHADLWQERWAKADVVIGGDSAAQQGIRYNLFQLFSTYYGEDERLNIGPKGFTGEKYGGATYWDTEAYAVPLYLALTDQQVTKNLLTYRHNQLPQAEHNARQQGLNGALYPMVTFTGVECHNEWEITFEEIHRNGAMAYAIYNYTNYTGDESYLVDKGLDVLVGISRFWADRVHYHQGKDQYMMHGVTGPNEYENNVNNNWYTNTIAVWTLNYTLTALKKAPNKKEALNVTKAEVKEWKAIIEKMYYPYDAEKGVFIQHDTFMDKELRPVTELAPSELPLSQNWSWDKILRSPFIKQADVLQGIYFFKEEFSQEEKQRNFDFYEPMTVHESSLSPSIHAILAADLHRMDKAVELYGRTARLDLDNYNNDTEDGLHITSMTGSWLTIVEGFAGMRTANETLAFAPLLPTNWTHYEFHINYRGRLLKITVTQTATTIELVTGAPLEMKIYEETILLTSQYSCATKAAKVAVQ, encoded by the coding sequence ATGGAAAACAAACGATTATTTGAATTAGACGAATGGAAAATCAAAACACAAACTTTGGATAAAGAACAAAGACGGTTACAAGAAAGTTTGACCAGTATTGGAAACGGTTATATGGGGATGCGAGGGAACTTTGAAGAGCGCTATTCAGGAGATCATCATCAAGGCAGCTACTTAGCTGGTGTTTGGTATCCAGATAAAACGCGTGTCGGCTGGTGGAAGAACGGTTATCCCGATTACTTTGGCAAAGTCATCAATTCCATGAACTTTATCCAATTGGATTTGTTTATAGATGGAGAGCCAGTAGATCTATATAGCGACACCATTCATGAATTTGAAATGGAGCTTGATATGCAGACAGGAATTTTATCGCGTCGTTACATCGTTGAGAAGAACGGAAAGCAAGTACAAGTTGAAGTTGAACGATTTGTCAGTCTGGCTCAAAAAGAATTGTGTGCGATTCGAATGAATGTGACGAGTTTGAATGAAGCTGTTGACGTACGTTTTGTGCCAGGTCTAGACGGAAACGTGACAAATGAAGATTCAAATTACGAAGAAAAATTCTGGCTGCCGGTAACGGCAATGAAAAACACGTTGATTGTTGAAACAAAACCAAATGATTTTGGGATCGAGCAGTTTACAGTAGCTGCCACGATGTTAAATCGTACCTTTGGCGTTGAAAAAATCTGCGATACTGTATCGGACATGTGCGTCAATGAGGAATTTGTTGGAAAACTAGCAGCAGGCGAACAAGCGTCTATTGAAAAGCTGATCATTTTGACGACTTCACGGGATAGTTCAAAAGAAGAAGTAGGAACACGCAGCCAGGCGATGAGTGCTGGTTTGGATTCTATCTCTTTTGCAGAATTGAGAAAACAGCACGCTGACTTATGGCAAGAGCGTTGGGCGAAAGCGGATGTGGTCATTGGAGGCGATAGTGCTGCGCAACAAGGGATTCGCTACAATCTATTCCAATTATTTTCAACTTACTATGGTGAAGATGAGCGTTTAAACATTGGTCCGAAAGGCTTTACAGGCGAAAAATATGGTGGAGCAACGTACTGGGATACAGAAGCGTATGCTGTCCCATTGTACTTAGCGTTGACCGATCAACAAGTGACTAAAAATTTACTGACTTATCGCCACAATCAATTGCCGCAAGCTGAACACAACGCGCGCCAACAAGGATTAAACGGAGCACTTTACCCAATGGTAACGTTCACTGGAGTTGAATGCCACAACGAATGGGAAATCACATTCGAGGAAATTCACCGCAATGGAGCGATGGCTTATGCTATTTACAATTATACAAATTATACCGGCGATGAAAGTTACTTGGTAGATAAAGGGCTGGATGTTTTGGTTGGAATCAGCCGGTTCTGGGCAGACCGTGTCCACTATCACCAAGGAAAAGATCAATATATGATGCATGGAGTTACCGGTCCCAATGAGTATGAAAATAATGTCAATAACAATTGGTACACGAACACGATCGCGGTTTGGACACTGAACTACACATTGACAGCTTTAAAAAAAGCACCAAACAAAAAAGAGGCCTTAAATGTAACGAAAGCTGAAGTAAAAGAATGGAAAGCCATTATTGAAAAAATGTATTATCCGTATGATGCTGAAAAAGGTGTCTTTATCCAGCACGATACTTTTATGGACAAAGAATTGCGTCCGGTTACTGAGCTCGCTCCAAGCGAATTGCCTTTGAGTCAAAATTGGTCGTGGGATAAAATCTTACGGTCGCCTTTTATCAAACAAGCCGATGTTTTGCAAGGGATTTATTTCTTTAAAGAAGAATTTTCTCAAGAAGAAAAACAACGGAATTTTGATTTCTATGAACCGATGACCGTTCATGAATCGAGTCTTTCACCAAGTATCCATGCGATTTTGGCAGCCGATTTACACCGAATGGACAAAGCGGTTGAATTGTATGGCCGCACAGCTCGATTGGATCTAGACAACTACAATAACGATACGGAAGATGGGCTGCACATTACATCAATGACCGGCAGCTGGTTAACGATCGTAGAGGGCTTTGCTGGTATGCGCACAGCGAATGAAACATTAGCGTTTGCTCCATTATTGCCGACAAACTGGACTCATTATGAATTTCATATCAATTACCGGGGGCGTTTATTGAAAATCACAGTGACCCAAACTGCTACAACGATTGAATTAGTGACCGGTGCTCCGTTAGAGATGAAAATCTACGAAGAAACTATTTTGTTGACCAGCCAATACAGTTGTGCAACAAAAGCTGCAAAAGTAGCAGTACAGTAG
- a CDS encoding endonuclease/exonuclease/phosphatase family protein: protein MKLLTLNTHSWLEEQPYDKLDTLVETILTNQFDVIAFQEVNQSIAESVIDVSDQFAYQAADPTIQIKRNNFAFLVQQKLEQAGLRYAWTWLPAHIGYDIYDEGLAFLSLHPIQEIKTFYASKSKAYENYKTRPVLGVQIEDSWYFNLHLGWWTDKDDSFKEQWAVCTAVFQTLSGPIYLMGDFNNPAQATNEGYELVTKEWFDTFHLAMKRDKGHTVEKNIDGWAENNDKLRIDFIFTNHPIGVDTSKVFFDGKNNPVISDHYGVSIQLTAAIEQTIV from the coding sequence TTGAAATTATTGACTTTAAACACTCACAGCTGGTTAGAAGAACAGCCGTATGATAAATTAGATACGCTTGTCGAAACCATACTAACCAATCAATTTGATGTGATTGCTTTCCAAGAAGTAAACCAATCCATTGCTGAATCCGTTATAGATGTATCGGATCAGTTTGCTTATCAAGCTGCTGATCCTACTATTCAAATCAAACGAAACAATTTTGCTTTCCTCGTGCAGCAAAAATTGGAACAAGCCGGGTTGCGGTATGCTTGGACCTGGCTGCCGGCTCATATTGGTTACGATATTTATGATGAAGGTTTAGCATTTTTGAGCCTTCATCCGATCCAAGAGATCAAAACCTTTTACGCTTCCAAAAGCAAAGCTTATGAGAATTATAAAACGCGTCCTGTGTTGGGCGTTCAAATTGAAGACAGTTGGTATTTTAACCTCCATTTAGGCTGGTGGACAGATAAAGACGATTCATTCAAAGAACAATGGGCAGTGTGTACAGCTGTTTTCCAAACGTTATCCGGACCAATTTATTTAATGGGAGATTTCAATAATCCGGCGCAAGCGACTAACGAAGGTTATGAATTGGTAACCAAAGAATGGTTTGATACTTTCCATCTAGCTATGAAACGAGATAAAGGCCACACTGTCGAAAAAAATATTGACGGATGGGCTGAAAACAATGATAAATTAAGAATCGATTTCATATTTACGAATCATCCGATTGGAGTTGATACCTCAAAAGTCTTTTTTGATGGCAAAAACAACCCGGTCATCTCAGATCATTATGGTGTCAGTATCCAATTAACAGCAGCAATCGAACAAACAATCGTCTGA
- a CDS encoding YfhO family protein encodes MSVSNKKRAAYPFYWYTFLFALMVLVIYGYFFVAQKSFIWERDGFSQHYLIFKEYLEIVRDFLQQPSLGFKLWDWNIGLGADTIHSYGYYVVGDPFVYLGLLFPASQTELAFHVLILLRLYAIGAVFLIFCRKIGIAMPGALVGSLIYTFTYYVIMNATRHPFFLLPMVLFPLFCLGIERILQRQSNTLFIIAVFLGAFSNFYFFYMLTVLVFIYALVRYFYIYGKKDITKIVGFIWTAVYSYIIGVLLSGILFFPVVGGFLQSSREASSKFAQGLLVYPIEYYIALIRNLFIPGSYLWSTMGFSAFVILLLPCLFLHKKRYGFIKIMLLIFGVMLLLPAFGSVMNGFSGPYNRWTFVLPFFLAWGSAQLYNYRFQLSKRDLSAMAGSLIFFSLITGASVWVTGYRFAYVAPVFFAWLMWGVFYIGHIKQQNRTLGTIDKKGLSFLLTALVMGNLAYNAMDYYYPWGQNTVSSLLDYGTVDKLYTETFEGAEKLIQPQKAEEIYRIGVTSQDREVKNQLVLLDRMGLSSYLSITNGEVANFARKLESGQFQLIQPIRNGVDDRSIINHFLNVQAIVTEEKNEKYLPYGYQVTEKKSGKERSFIVAETTLAYPFAYAEDVYLPESTFEKMNPVEKEAFLSYGIVLDEKQAQTEGLSLFDKETESKKLTIDIFSEDENKLTIENQTIKVHGTSGKLTIKLKNKNEMEQSAIYVYLEGLHFEPVKSQGWKRDPINYTAVMKMGKQRKSIYQSDLLSFSAYMPRDKMLFHLGYQSEAAASDTISLQFDREGSYTVSDINVLALPLNQDYQERVRQKQKQALEITAFTNQKVSGTIEQEKASILTTTIPYTSGWQAEVNGKAIETLRVNEGFVGIPLEAGKSKIVLTYQTPLLKAGIAASSLGVLLLAANQIIHRKKRNDH; translated from the coding sequence ATGTCTGTTTCCAACAAAAAAAGAGCAGCTTATCCTTTCTACTGGTATACTTTCTTATTTGCCCTTATGGTGTTAGTGATCTATGGTTATTTTTTTGTAGCACAAAAATCTTTTATCTGGGAAAGAGATGGGTTTAGCCAGCATTATTTAATTTTTAAAGAATACTTAGAAATCGTCCGTGATTTTTTACAGCAGCCATCGCTAGGTTTTAAATTATGGGATTGGAACATCGGGTTAGGGGCAGATACGATTCATTCGTACGGCTACTATGTCGTCGGGGACCCCTTTGTTTACTTAGGGTTGCTGTTTCCGGCAAGCCAAACGGAACTGGCTTTTCATGTCTTGATTCTTTTGCGTCTGTACGCTATCGGCGCAGTTTTTTTAATTTTTTGTCGAAAAATAGGAATAGCAATGCCTGGTGCACTGGTAGGATCGTTAATTTATACCTTTACTTATTACGTTATAATGAATGCCACACGCCATCCTTTCTTTCTGTTGCCGATGGTTCTGTTTCCGCTATTTTGCTTAGGGATAGAACGGATTTTACAACGTCAATCCAATACTCTTTTTATCATAGCTGTTTTTTTGGGAGCTTTTAGCAATTTTTACTTTTTTTATATGCTGACAGTATTGGTCTTTATTTACGCCTTAGTCCGTTATTTTTATATTTATGGAAAAAAAGACATAACCAAAATAGTCGGCTTTATCTGGACTGCTGTCTATTCTTATATCATTGGAGTATTGTTGTCGGGTATTTTGTTCTTTCCAGTTGTTGGAGGCTTTTTACAGTCTTCCAGAGAAGCTTCGAGCAAATTTGCCCAAGGGCTGCTAGTGTATCCGATAGAGTATTACATTGCTTTAATACGCAACCTTTTCATACCTGGAAGTTATTTATGGTCCACAATGGGCTTTTCAGCTTTCGTGATATTGTTGCTGCCGTGTCTTTTTTTGCATAAGAAAAGATATGGTTTTATCAAGATCATGCTGCTGATTTTTGGTGTTATGTTGCTGTTGCCTGCATTTGGATCAGTGATGAATGGTTTTTCTGGACCATACAATCGTTGGACTTTTGTTTTGCCTTTTTTCCTTGCGTGGGGCTCAGCACAGTTGTACAATTATCGATTTCAATTGTCCAAGCGCGACTTATCTGCTATGGCGGGTTCACTTATATTCTTTAGTTTGATTACGGGAGCTTCGGTATGGGTTACTGGTTACCGCTTTGCCTATGTGGCTCCGGTATTTTTTGCTTGGCTGATGTGGGGCGTTTTTTATATTGGCCATATTAAACAGCAAAATAGAACTTTGGGAACAATTGATAAAAAAGGCTTGTCTTTTTTATTAACTGCTTTAGTAATGGGCAATTTAGCCTATAATGCTATGGATTATTACTATCCATGGGGACAAAATACAGTATCTTCTTTACTGGATTACGGTACAGTAGATAAACTGTACACAGAGACTTTTGAGGGTGCAGAAAAACTGATCCAACCTCAAAAGGCAGAAGAAATTTACCGGATAGGAGTCACGTCTCAAGATAGAGAAGTCAAAAACCAGCTGGTTTTATTGGATAGGATGGGATTATCCTCTTATTTGTCTATTACAAATGGCGAAGTGGCAAATTTCGCTCGGAAACTGGAAAGCGGTCAATTTCAATTGATTCAACCCATTCGAAATGGTGTTGATGACCGCAGTATCATCAACCATTTCTTGAACGTACAAGCAATCGTGACAGAAGAAAAAAACGAAAAATACTTGCCTTATGGTTATCAAGTGACGGAAAAAAAATCAGGAAAAGAGCGTTCGTTTATTGTAGCTGAAACAACGTTAGCGTATCCTTTTGCTTACGCGGAAGATGTTTACTTGCCTGAATCAACCTTTGAAAAAATGAACCCGGTTGAAAAAGAAGCTTTCTTATCTTACGGTATCGTATTGGATGAGAAACAAGCACAAACGGAAGGGTTAAGCTTATTTGATAAAGAAACCGAATCGAAAAAATTAACCATTGATATTTTTTCAGAAGATGAAAACAAACTAACCATCGAAAACCAAACCATTAAAGTCCATGGTACATCTGGAAAATTGACGATTAAACTAAAAAATAAAAATGAAATGGAACAGTCAGCCATTTATGTTTACTTAGAGGGATTGCATTTTGAACCGGTTAAAAGCCAGGGTTGGAAGCGAGATCCCATCAATTATACAGCTGTGATGAAGATGGGGAAACAGCGGAAAAGCATTTACCAATCGGATCTATTAAGTTTCAGTGCCTACATGCCGCGAGACAAAATGCTGTTTCACTTAGGGTATCAATCAGAGGCAGCGGCTAGTGATACGATAAGTTTGCAGTTTGATCGGGAAGGGAGTTACACTGTTTCTGACATCAATGTGCTAGCTCTGCCCTTAAATCAGGACTATCAAGAAAGAGTAAGACAGAAACAGAAACAAGCTTTAGAAATCACGGCATTTACCAATCAGAAAGTTAGCGGGACGATCGAGCAAGAAAAAGCTAGTATCTTAACAACGACCATTCCTTATACGAGCGGCTGGCAAGCTGAAGTGAATGGAAAGGCTATCGAAACCTTGCGAGTCAATGAAGGATTCGTAGGGATTCCCTTAGAGGCGGGAAAATCAAAAATAGTCCTAACGTATCAGACGCCTCTATTGAAAGCTGGAATAGCCGCCAGTTCCTTAGGTGTTCTTTTATTAGCAGCAAATCAAATCATTCATCGGAAAAAAAGGAACGACCATTAA
- a CDS encoding GtrA family protein produces MKRFYQKNEEVLSYLIFGGLTTLVNIIVFFLFDSVLGIQYLIANAISIGVSILFAFFTNKKFVFKSETETVNAWLKEFLLFCSFRLISAGFDMLSMWLLIGGLHLEANLAKLATQLIVVLLNYFFSKWFIFK; encoded by the coding sequence TTGAAAAGATTTTATCAAAAAAATGAAGAAGTCCTCAGTTATTTAATTTTCGGTGGATTAACAACGCTAGTCAATATAATCGTGTTTTTTCTCTTTGATTCTGTTTTAGGGATTCAATATTTAATTGCAAACGCCATTTCAATTGGAGTGTCGATTCTTTTTGCATTTTTCACGAATAAAAAATTCGTATTTAAATCAGAAACGGAGACGGTTAATGCCTGGCTAAAAGAATTTCTTTTATTCTGCAGTTTCCGTTTGATCTCAGCGGGCTTTGACATGTTGAGCATGTGGCTGCTGATAGGCGGACTTCACTTAGAAGCGAATTTAGCCAAATTGGCTACACAGCTGATTGTTGTGTTATTAAACTATTTCTTTAGCAAATGGTTTATCTTTAAATAG